A DNA window from bacterium contains the following coding sequences:
- a CDS encoding DUF2079 domain-containing protein translates to MRIDAMQMSGKSLDQARPVAWWIFPTLPLLAAAIAFTWTLHGQLQRMYGMTGSAWYLAYDQQVVWSISAGQGFYSSFARADLLGLHLEPILVVLAAVEKLWPNPAVLLIFSSAGLAATGPAAYVFFRSLLPDERPASPWLAIALSAPIPFWAAIQEASRDFFQPEDMAMALALLAAWAGIRGRRVAMWLLCVLVLMCKEDQVYTVFVIGLLMAGHGAPHVRRHWRFIVYLAGAWFLIGTGVVQQHLLDHGDTDFAYYRWLVGLDPSLHPSLTTVLQAIIQPSALLVVSAVIASMFALPLLAPRWLLLAVPPYLAAVLSSHTPQAALQFHYVLPLLFPLLVAGGAGARRFLELRSIQPATALIAILPALMLGWGTGRWPPALGAEPSLYSQPNTVAELQSATSMIPANAPVSADDGLAVWLANRHTINDFPDRLGGACYIVLDHQPYIDGPTRPAGRQAAIDAIPQSGRQLLYDDGRFQVWSPVGD, encoded by the coding sequence ATGCGCATCGACGCGATGCAGATGAGCGGCAAGAGCCTCGATCAGGCTCGGCCCGTGGCGTGGTGGATCTTCCCCACCCTGCCGCTGCTGGCCGCGGCCATCGCCTTCACCTGGACGCTGCACGGCCAGCTCCAGCGCATGTACGGCATGACCGGCTCCGCCTGGTATCTCGCCTACGACCAGCAGGTCGTCTGGAGCATCTCCGCCGGCCAGGGCTTCTACTCGAGCTTCGCCCGCGCCGATCTCCTCGGCCTTCACCTCGAGCCCATCCTCGTCGTGCTCGCCGCGGTCGAGAAGCTGTGGCCGAATCCCGCGGTCCTGCTCATCTTCTCCTCCGCCGGCCTGGCCGCGACCGGGCCGGCCGCCTACGTCTTCTTCCGCTCGCTCCTCCCAGACGAGCGGCCGGCGTCACCGTGGCTCGCCATCGCGCTGTCCGCACCCATACCTTTCTGGGCCGCCATCCAGGAAGCCTCCCGGGACTTCTTCCAGCCCGAGGACATGGCGATGGCGCTGGCGCTTCTGGCCGCGTGGGCGGGGATTCGTGGACGTCGGGTGGCGATGTGGCTCCTGTGCGTGCTCGTGCTCATGTGCAAGGAGGACCAGGTCTACACGGTGTTCGTCATCGGGCTGCTGATGGCCGGCCACGGAGCTCCCCACGTGCGCCGGCACTGGCGGTTCATCGTGTACCTGGCGGGCGCATGGTTCCTGATCGGCACCGGCGTCGTCCAGCAGCACCTCCTCGACCACGGCGATACCGACTTCGCGTACTACCGGTGGCTGGTGGGGCTCGACCCCTCCCTGCACCCCTCGCTCACCACGGTCCTCCAAGCCATCATCCAGCCGAGCGCGCTCCTGGTGGTCTCAGCCGTCATCGCCTCCATGTTCGCGCTGCCGCTGCTGGCGCCACGGTGGCTGCTGCTGGCCGTCCCACCCTATCTGGCCGCCGTCCTCAGCAGCCACACCCCGCAGGCGGCTCTTCAATTCCACTACGTGCTGCCGCTTCTGTTCCCGCTGCTCGTCGCGGGTGGCGCCGGCGCGCGCAGGTTCCTGGAGCTGCGTTCGATCCAGCCCGCCACCGCCCTGATCGCGATCCTGCCGGCCCTGATGCTGGGGTGGGGCACCGGACGTTGGCCGCCGGCGCTCGGGGCCGAGCCCAGTCTCTACTCGCAGCCGAACACCGTCGCCGAGCTCCAGAGCGCGACGTCGATGATCCCGGCCAACGCCCCTGTCTCAGCCGACGACGGCCTGGCCGTTTGGCTCGCGAACCGGCACACCATCAACGACTTCCCTGACCGGCTCGGCGGCGCGTGCTACATCGTCCTGGATCACCAGCCCTACATCGACGGACCGACCCGCCCGGCCGGGCGCCAGGCCGCCATCGACGCGATCCCCCAAAGCGGCCGGCAGCTGCTGTACGACGATGGCCGATTCCAGGTCTGGAGCCCTGTCGGGGACTGA